A genomic window from Onychostoma macrolepis isolate SWU-2019 chromosome 22, ASM1243209v1, whole genome shotgun sequence includes:
- the LOC131529963 gene encoding uncharacterized protein LOC131529963, whose product MKRTFKFFEILILMCGVFGAADEVKTVSVMEGDSVTLNPDLTQIQGVIQIMWRFGDPVLTIARIDEDGNSFSDDERFRFRGRLQLNQTGSLTIKNMRIKHSGLYQLKIDHNSGISDQKFSVTVYESPSVFAGAGAEMKIMSVMEGNSVTLHVPQLQGNELIVWRSGDEGKLIAKHDTEAKSSPLYDTDERFRDRLVLDQTGSLIITNTRITDSGLYTVKISSNTQTLYKRFTVTVSVPDSVPGLSPAAVAGIVVVVVVVVVYLLVSTTVVGLICYRRHRTTNLPTQTWSVPAEIVSL is encoded by the exons ATGAAGAGAACTTTCAAATTCTTTGAGATCTTAATACTGATGTGCG GTGTGTTTGGTGCTGCAGATGAAGTGAAGACcgtgtcagtgatggagggagattctgtcactctaaACCCCGATCTCACTCAAATACAGGGAGTTATTCAAATAATGTGGAGGTTTGGAGATCCAGTTTTGACCATTGCCAGAATTGATGAAGATGGGAACTCATTTTCTGATGATGAGAGATTCAGATTCAGAGGCAGACTGCAGCTGAATCAGAccggatctctgaccatcaaaAACATGAGAATCAAACACTCTGGACTTTATCAACTAAAAATCGACCACAACTCTGGGATCTCAGATCAGAAATTCAGTGTTACTGTATATG AGTCTCCATCTGTTTTTGCTGGGGCTGGAGCTGAAATGAAGATcatgtcagtgatggagggaaaTTCTGTCACTCTTCATGTTCCTCAACTACAAGGAAATGAGCTGATAGTGTGGAGGTCTGGAGATGAAGGAAAACTCATAGCTAAACATGATACAGAGGCCAAGAGCTCACCATTATATGATActgatgagagattcagagacagactggtgctggatcagactggatctctgatcatcacaaacaccagaatcacagactctggactttatacAGTGAAGATCAGCAGCAACACACAGACCTTATACAAGAGATTCACTGTCACTGTCAGTG TTCCAGATTCAGTACCAGGTCTGTCTCCAGCTGCTGTAGCAGggatagttgttgttgttgttgttgttgttgtttatctGCTGGTGTCTACAACTGTAGTTGGTTTGATATGCTACCGTCGCCACAGGACCACTAATCTACCAACCCAAACGT GGTCAGTGCCGGCGGAGATTGTATCACTCTAA